Proteins found in one Microbacterium sp. SSM24 genomic segment:
- a CDS encoding toxin-antitoxin system YwqK family antitoxin, translating to MAHTTANEGSYRSLTDRHLHNRSTSAQTKVGMTRMDPVWEHGGMTQPEHREVLHRDGSLRGRGQMLDDEMHGYWEWFRLDGTIMRSGSFARGRQIGTWTTYDRAGAPHKETQYGD from the coding sequence ATGGCCCACACCACCGCGAACGAGGGCAGTTACCGCTCGCTGACAGATCGACATCTGCACAACAGATCGACATCTGCGCAGACGAAAGTGGGCATGACCCGCATGGATCCTGTCTGGGAGCATGGCGGAATGACGCAGCCCGAACACCGCGAGGTTCTCCACCGAGACGGCAGCCTTCGCGGTCGTGGCCAGATGCTCGATGACGAGATGCATGGCTACTGGGAATGGTTTCGACTCGACGGCACGATCATGCGCAGCGGCTCGTTCGCTCGCGGCCGGCAGATCGGAACCTGGACCACCTACGACCGCGCAGGCGCTCCGCATAAGGAGACCCAGTACGGCGACTAG
- a CDS encoding RNA polymerase sigma-70 factor, with product MSRADEFQELRSLLFAIAYRILGSVTEAEDAVQETWLRYEASGTSPASVKSYLSAVVTRISIDVLRSARVRRESYVGPWFPEPLVTDPYEDPERATELADSVSMAALLLLERLSPLERAVFVLREVFGFEYEEIASAVGRSEAACRQLAVRSRRHMEAGRPRFDADRREREELAARFFDAFRAGDVDGLKELLAADVQAVADGGGKGPAFTRPIIGADNVARMISGFSPLLVGSGVIAELHDVNGQPGAIYRAPDGKIAAIIGLDVLDGRIQTVRTIVNPDKLEHLGPVANVWALRDALVEERKRRRSSLQ from the coding sequence ATGTCCCGTGCAGACGAGTTCCAGGAACTGCGGTCGCTGCTGTTCGCGATCGCGTATCGGATCCTCGGCAGCGTGACCGAGGCAGAGGATGCTGTGCAGGAGACGTGGCTCCGGTACGAAGCATCCGGTACCTCACCCGCGTCGGTGAAGTCGTACCTCTCGGCTGTGGTGACGCGGATCTCGATCGATGTGCTCCGCTCCGCTCGCGTGCGACGCGAGTCGTACGTCGGGCCATGGTTTCCTGAGCCCCTTGTGACCGATCCCTACGAGGACCCGGAGCGCGCGACGGAGCTCGCGGACTCGGTCTCGATGGCGGCTCTGCTGCTGCTCGAGCGGCTGAGCCCGCTCGAGCGTGCGGTGTTCGTGCTGCGCGAGGTGTTCGGCTTCGAGTACGAAGAGATCGCGTCGGCCGTGGGCCGTTCGGAGGCGGCGTGCCGGCAGCTCGCGGTACGGTCCCGTCGGCACATGGAGGCCGGGCGGCCGAGGTTCGACGCGGACCGCCGTGAGCGAGAAGAGCTGGCCGCGCGCTTCTTCGACGCCTTCCGAGCGGGCGACGTCGACGGCCTCAAAGAGCTTCTCGCGGCCGACGTGCAGGCGGTCGCGGACGGCGGAGGCAAGGGCCCCGCGTTCACGCGACCCATCATCGGCGCCGACAACGTCGCTCGGATGATCAGCGGATTCTCGCCTCTCCTCGTCGGGTCGGGCGTGATCGCGGAACTGCACGACGTGAACGGCCAACCCGGCGCGATCTACCGCGCACCCGACGGCAAGATCGCCGCGATCATCGGCCTCGACGTCCTCGACGGGCGAATCCAGACCGTGCGCACGATCGTCAACCCGGACAAGCTCGAGCACCTCGGACCTGTCGCCAACGTGTGGGCTCTGCGCGATGCGCTCGTAGAGGAGCGAAAGCGCCGCCGAAGCTCCTTGCAATAG
- a CDS encoding replication initiator, whose product MRATTEEDATARAAVVARGCSSPIRTATGVWVRCGSRIKSKCESCAELYRGDWAAIARSGVFDGPVAEFRFYLLTLTAPSFGRVHRVPRDAGQRVGVCGCGVEHSATDAGLRGVPLDGGAYDYAGQVAWNRDAGVLWDRTRRRMRDRWDSLEYFIVREWQDRGVLHVHAIIRVARFEAPPADVLRDAARTATAVSRVDAGVVVEWGTQARCDAFRADGDGAKTIWYLSKALNYVLKDVAMASDDAPVDVWRHQVALGDAARQMRCSRDCEPQDCVNLVHKRFGSRSQVVSASRRTKNRTGWSFPGLTRTVQRRLRREWWESRLRDEAGEPVPPVVPAPLEDLAARSRRELIARGWSAP is encoded by the coding sequence ATGCGAGCTACTACCGAAGAGGACGCGACCGCCCGCGCTGCGGTGGTCGCTCGCGGGTGCTCCTCCCCCATCCGCACCGCGACCGGCGTATGGGTTCGCTGCGGCTCGCGGATCAAGTCCAAGTGCGAGTCTTGCGCTGAGCTCTACCGCGGCGACTGGGCCGCTATCGCCCGCTCCGGTGTCTTTGACGGGCCGGTCGCGGAGTTTCGCTTCTATCTGCTGACGCTCACTGCCCCGTCGTTCGGGCGGGTGCACCGTGTGCCGCGTGACGCCGGGCAGCGGGTCGGGGTGTGCGGCTGCGGCGTCGAGCACTCCGCAACGGATGCCGGGCTGCGCGGTGTGCCCCTCGACGGCGGCGCGTACGACTACGCGGGCCAGGTCGCCTGGAACCGGGATGCTGGGGTGCTGTGGGATCGCACACGGCGACGGATGCGGGATCGGTGGGACTCGCTCGAGTACTTCATCGTCCGCGAGTGGCAGGACCGCGGCGTCCTGCACGTGCACGCGATCATCCGCGTTGCTCGCTTCGAGGCTCCCCCTGCCGACGTGCTGCGGGACGCCGCTCGAACTGCGACGGCGGTGTCGCGCGTGGATGCCGGGGTGGTCGTCGAGTGGGGCACACAAGCGCGCTGCGACGCTTTCCGCGCGGACGGCGACGGAGCCAAGACCATCTGGTACCTCTCCAAAGCACTGAACTACGTGCTCAAAGACGTCGCGATGGCGTCCGACGATGCTCCGGTTGACGTGTGGCGGCATCAGGTCGCCCTCGGCGACGCCGCGCGGCAGATGCGCTGCTCGCGCGACTGCGAGCCGCAGGACTGCGTGAACCTCGTGCACAAGCGGTTCGGCTCACGCTCTCAGGTCGTCAGCGCATCGCGTCGTACCAAGAACCGCACCGGTTGGTCCTTCCCCGGCCTGACGCGAACCGTGCAGCGCCGGCTACGGCGCGAGTGGTGGGAATCGCGGTTGCGGGATGAGGCCGGCGAACCTGTGCCGCCTGTCGTGCCGGCGCCGCTGGAAGACCTTGCGGCGCGGTCGCGGCGCGAACTGATCGCGCGGGGCTGGTCCGCGCCATGA
- a CDS encoding NAD(P)/FAD-dependent oxidoreductase, whose amino-acid sequence MQVLVVGAGYAGAVAAVRLAGRARGRVDVTVVNPRPGFVHRLRMHHFAAGRDVPSRDLGDLLGTDVRLVEGTVVALDADAGRAEASASEGMRTIDFDRVILATGSGAAPAPIPGGELAFGVGDLDSARRLRVAFAALPAGAEVVVVGGGFTGLETVTEFAEVRPDVRVQLVQSGDVAGWFGPRARSHVRETLDRLSVEAVARAEVRELRPGTVVLGDGAEVPADLTVWCGGFAPRTLARDAGIAVDEHGAVITDAALRSISHPTVIAVGDAGHTAGPGGDRYSMSCQFALPSGAHAADLIRDDILGGDGDRPFDLGFVARCLSLGSRAAVLQMTDHDDLATGRALTGRTAVMMKRIQLGAMLPAIASERRMPGLVRWPHSHRVPAEAATPVAG is encoded by the coding sequence ATGCAGGTCCTTGTCGTCGGCGCGGGGTACGCCGGCGCGGTCGCGGCGGTTCGGCTCGCGGGTCGCGCCCGCGGCCGCGTCGACGTCACGGTCGTCAACCCGCGACCGGGTTTCGTCCATCGACTGCGGATGCACCATTTCGCCGCCGGGCGCGACGTCCCCTCGCGTGACCTCGGCGACCTTCTGGGCACGGATGTGCGGCTCGTGGAGGGAACCGTCGTCGCCCTCGATGCGGACGCGGGTCGCGCCGAGGCATCCGCCTCGGAAGGCATGCGCACGATCGACTTCGATCGAGTCATCCTCGCGACGGGAAGCGGTGCCGCACCGGCACCGATCCCCGGCGGCGAACTGGCGTTCGGCGTCGGAGACCTCGACTCGGCCCGCAGACTCCGCGTCGCCTTCGCCGCGTTGCCGGCGGGCGCCGAGGTCGTGGTCGTCGGCGGAGGGTTCACCGGCCTCGAGACCGTGACGGAATTCGCCGAGGTGCGTCCGGACGTGCGGGTGCAGCTCGTGCAGTCGGGAGACGTCGCCGGCTGGTTCGGCCCTCGAGCACGAAGTCATGTTCGCGAGACGCTCGACCGGCTCAGCGTCGAGGCCGTCGCCCGTGCTGAGGTGCGCGAACTGCGCCCGGGAACGGTGGTGCTCGGCGACGGAGCCGAGGTGCCGGCCGACCTGACCGTCTGGTGCGGCGGCTTCGCCCCCCGAACCCTCGCTCGCGACGCCGGGATCGCCGTCGACGAGCACGGAGCGGTGATCACGGATGCCGCGCTCCGCTCGATCTCGCACCCCACGGTGATCGCCGTCGGCGACGCCGGACACACCGCGGGTCCGGGCGGCGATCGGTACAGCATGTCGTGCCAGTTCGCGCTGCCCTCCGGCGCGCACGCCGCCGATCTCATCCGGGACGACATCCTCGGCGGCGACGGCGACAGGCCGTTCGACCTCGGTTTCGTCGCGCGATGCCTGAGCCTGGGCAGCCGCGCCGCGGTGCTCCAGATGACCGACCACGACGACCTCGCGACGGGCCGCGCACTCACGGGCCGCACCGCGGTGATGATGAAGCGGATCCAGCTCGGCGCCATGCTGCCGGCGATCGCCTCGGAGAGGCGCATGCCCGGACTGGTGCGGTGGCCGCACAGCCACCGCGTCCCGGCGGAAGCGGCGACACCAGTGGCAGGCTGA
- a CDS encoding phosphatase PAP2 family protein, protein MADSPSSAPVADGATDETPAEVDARRAVALVVGVAATVAFVVLRMIVALGGHEPLPIDLWWHDLMVATLSDPVVVIAWVPAIVGGTLGMIVIGLVIVALFLWRRRRWDAVTVAIALVVVVAIGAPMAAVIARLRPEDSLAEQVATSFPSGHTAVATTLAVTLGLLLRRWYVWVCGVIWVIVMMWSRCYLHAHWLSDVVAGMLEGIAVATLVWTAVEAFRDRRAVAADAGR, encoded by the coding sequence GTGGCTGACTCGCCGTCGAGCGCTCCCGTCGCCGACGGCGCCACCGACGAGACACCGGCAGAGGTCGACGCGCGGCGCGCGGTGGCACTGGTCGTCGGCGTCGCCGCGACGGTCGCTTTCGTGGTGCTGCGCATGATCGTCGCGCTCGGCGGGCACGAGCCGCTGCCGATCGATCTGTGGTGGCACGACCTCATGGTGGCCACGCTCTCCGACCCCGTGGTCGTCATCGCGTGGGTTCCCGCGATCGTCGGCGGCACGCTCGGCATGATCGTGATCGGTCTGGTGATCGTCGCGCTGTTCCTGTGGAGGAGAAGACGGTGGGATGCCGTCACCGTCGCGATCGCGCTCGTCGTCGTGGTCGCGATCGGCGCTCCGATGGCGGCGGTCATCGCGAGGCTCAGACCCGAGGATTCGCTGGCCGAGCAGGTCGCGACATCCTTCCCCTCCGGGCATACGGCTGTGGCGACGACGCTCGCCGTCACGCTGGGGCTGCTCCTGCGGCGCTGGTACGTGTGGGTGTGCGGCGTGATCTGGGTGATCGTGATGATGTGGAGCAGGTGCTACCTGCACGCGCACTGGCTCAGCGACGTCGTCGCCGGGATGCTGGAGGGCATCGCCGTCGCGACGCTGGTGTGGACGGCGGTCGAGGCGTTCCGCGATCGACGGGCGGTCGCCGCCGACGCCGGGCGCTGA
- a CDS encoding tyrosine-type recombinase/integrase, whose product MRLDSAATTLAEFFGEFRALVEDGLTSNAVQAYARAWTIRVEPTLGALPLAELRPLTIAKARALWTGAESTKGDAVALLSKILELAVMDGLLPANPCRSLPHSRGKARESEWTSRALDDLQVQRMLSLTSFHPSGQRALAGLAFTGLRLGELVGLRWEDLNEHQHYFTVRRTFSPDGHGRLEERPTKSGKSRQVPILEELTPWLDAARSLGREHIFTGKLGGPFDSTNLSRALRWPAVRDQIATFADGQPLRFHDLRHTFLSRLARQGVAPAHIQKVAGHASITTTERYTHISGTEAALAVRDAVNGANREVTFRGGESAAHTGQTRQNPRKSGGFDL is encoded by the coding sequence GTGAGACTAGACTCTGCCGCGACGACCCTCGCCGAGTTCTTCGGCGAGTTCCGCGCGCTGGTCGAAGACGGCCTCACGTCAAACGCGGTCCAGGCTTACGCGCGGGCGTGGACTATTCGCGTCGAGCCGACGCTTGGCGCTCTTCCCCTCGCTGAATTGCGACCATTGACCATCGCGAAGGCCAGGGCGCTCTGGACTGGTGCGGAGTCAACCAAAGGTGATGCGGTCGCGCTCCTGTCGAAGATCCTCGAACTCGCCGTGATGGATGGACTACTCCCCGCGAACCCGTGCCGTTCGCTCCCCCACAGTCGTGGCAAAGCGCGCGAATCGGAATGGACGTCACGCGCACTCGACGACCTCCAGGTACAACGCATGCTTTCGCTCACGAGCTTTCACCCATCCGGCCAACGTGCGCTTGCTGGCCTCGCATTCACCGGCCTTCGACTTGGCGAGCTTGTCGGACTGCGCTGGGAAGACCTCAACGAACATCAGCACTACTTCACCGTGCGGCGGACGTTCTCACCGGACGGTCACGGGCGACTCGAAGAGCGACCCACCAAGAGCGGCAAGTCGCGGCAGGTCCCGATCCTCGAAGAGCTCACCCCGTGGCTCGATGCCGCGCGCTCACTCGGTCGTGAACACATCTTCACCGGCAAGCTCGGCGGACCTTTCGACAGCACCAACCTGTCGCGTGCGTTGCGCTGGCCCGCGGTCCGCGACCAGATCGCGACCTTCGCCGACGGGCAGCCGCTGCGCTTTCACGATCTGCGACACACGTTTCTCTCGCGCCTGGCGCGCCAGGGCGTCGCTCCCGCGCACATTCAGAAGGTGGCGGGCCATGCGTCGATCACGACCACGGAGCGCTACACGCACATCTCCGGAACCGAAGCTGCGCTGGCAGTCCGCGACGCGGTCAACGGTGCAAATCGTGAGGTCACTTTTCGAGGGGGTGAGAGCGCGGCACACACGGGTCAAACACGACAAAACCCCCGGAAATCCGGGGGTTTCGATCTGTAG
- a CDS encoding YdeI/OmpD-associated family protein, translating into MVAASAKPELHVDTVEEWERWLEADPDPDGVRLRVRKVASNKPGITYADALDVALCFGWIDGQKLSLDGDYFLQVFTPRRPRGVWSKVNVEHAARLIEAGRMRPAGHREIERAKEDGRWDAAYRQRDGEVPPELQAALDADPAIAAAFAAQSAQNRFAMAFRVSSLKRQESRTARVAQYVAMLARGETIH; encoded by the coding sequence ATGGTCGCCGCCTCTGCCAAGCCCGAGCTGCACGTTGACACCGTCGAGGAATGGGAGCGCTGGCTGGAGGCCGATCCCGATCCCGACGGAGTGAGACTGCGCGTCCGCAAGGTGGCGTCGAACAAGCCGGGCATCACCTACGCCGATGCGTTGGACGTCGCGCTGTGCTTCGGCTGGATCGACGGGCAGAAGCTGTCGTTGGATGGCGACTACTTCCTGCAGGTCTTCACGCCGCGGCGGCCTCGCGGGGTGTGGTCGAAGGTCAACGTCGAGCACGCCGCCCGTCTGATCGAGGCGGGCAGGATGCGGCCGGCCGGTCACCGCGAGATCGAACGAGCGAAGGAAGACGGGCGGTGGGATGCCGCCTACCGTCAGCGTGATGGCGAGGTGCCGCCGGAGCTTCAGGCGGCTCTCGACGCCGACCCTGCGATCGCCGCTGCGTTCGCCGCGCAGTCGGCGCAGAACCGGTTCGCGATGGCGTTTCGCGTGAGCAGTCTCAAACGGCAGGAGTCCCGTACGGCCCGCGTCGCTCAGTACGTCGCCATGCTCGCACGGGGCGAGACGATCCACTGA
- a CDS encoding DUF2834 domain-containing protein: MRRHWTPLGFAYLGLAIAGLVGTWYFNVLAIIQMRDYVGDLTTSGPAVSSFGIDLLVVAVAGSIFIIVEARRLRMRFGWLYVVGAALTAFAFTFPLFLAMRQRRTTELARAEE; encoded by the coding sequence ATGAGACGTCACTGGACACCGCTCGGCTTCGCCTACCTTGGGCTCGCGATCGCCGGCCTCGTCGGCACCTGGTACTTCAACGTCCTCGCGATCATCCAGATGCGGGACTACGTCGGCGACCTGACGACCAGCGGGCCCGCCGTGTCGTCGTTCGGGATCGACCTGCTCGTCGTAGCTGTCGCGGGGAGCATCTTCATCATCGTCGAGGCTCGGCGCCTGCGTATGCGATTCGGCTGGCTGTATGTGGTGGGGGCGGCGCTTACCGCGTTCGCGTTCACCTTCCCGCTGTTCCTCGCCATGCGGCAGCGACGCACCACGGAGCTCGCGCGTGCCGAGGAGTGA
- a CDS encoding phosphatase PAP2 family protein, with product MPILRAVVLPGLGAIIALAVAGRALRLFGGDDPREDRAVRTLQDAFGHRTDDGDAAVAVVTHPASPTESREPIDRVTQPLSWYSGVPQTIANGAIWCGVTWMLTRRRHSAVAPAAVLALETACFVASAALVGRPRPESVWRPEQPHATSSFPSGHTAAAFALHGTLADLLDRHGAPGARLLGPLLRYGIPAAIAFSRVYRGQHHISDVVAGAVLGRWSAAVVRRELLSS from the coding sequence ATGCCGATACTGCGTGCCGTCGTCCTGCCGGGGCTCGGAGCGATCATCGCTCTCGCCGTGGCTGGGCGGGCGTTGCGGCTGTTCGGCGGCGACGACCCACGCGAAGACCGGGCGGTGCGAACACTCCAGGACGCGTTCGGCCACCGGACGGACGACGGCGACGCCGCTGTCGCTGTCGTGACTCACCCCGCCAGCCCGACGGAGTCACGCGAGCCGATCGACAGGGTCACCCAGCCGCTGTCGTGGTACTCCGGCGTGCCGCAGACCATCGCGAACGGTGCGATCTGGTGCGGTGTCACGTGGATGCTGACGCGCCGCCGCCATTCAGCGGTCGCCCCTGCTGCGGTGCTCGCCCTCGAGACCGCCTGCTTCGTCGCATCCGCGGCACTCGTGGGACGGCCTCGACCCGAGTCGGTGTGGCGCCCGGAGCAGCCGCACGCGACATCGTCGTTCCCTTCCGGACACACGGCAGCAGCCTTCGCGCTCCACGGCACGCTGGCCGACCTGCTGGATCGCCACGGCGCCCCCGGCGCGCGGCTCCTCGGCCCGCTCCTGCGGTACGGGATTCCCGCAGCGATCGCCTTCTCGCGGGTCTACCGTGGCCAACACCACATCTCGGACGTCGTCGCAGGCGCCGTGCTGGGACGGTGGAGCGCCGCTGTGGTGCGACGTGAGCTGCTCTCGTCGTAG
- a CDS encoding GNAT family N-acetyltransferase has product MPDEETPVDDAARSAHVVRPLTPETFPAWLALAQKHNGVWGGCYCSYFHGDTEHTVKDDYDRATFKRRLVDEGVAHAALVFDGEDAIAWCEYGSPTELPGIYHRKQYDAGESHPAPWRITCFFVDRDHRRSGVAREALDGALDLIAQAGGGEVVSFPNELVPGKKTSSSFLHNGTRAMFEKAGFTFERHIGKSKTVMRITVPSARP; this is encoded by the coding sequence ATGCCCGACGAGGAGACGCCAGTCGACGACGCCGCGCGCAGCGCGCACGTCGTGCGACCGCTCACCCCTGAGACCTTCCCCGCCTGGCTGGCGCTCGCGCAGAAGCACAACGGCGTCTGGGGCGGATGCTACTGCTCGTACTTTCACGGAGACACCGAGCACACCGTCAAGGACGACTACGACCGAGCAACGTTCAAACGGCGCCTCGTCGATGAGGGGGTCGCCCACGCCGCGCTCGTCTTCGACGGCGAGGACGCCATCGCGTGGTGCGAGTACGGCAGCCCGACAGAGCTGCCGGGCATCTACCACCGCAAGCAGTACGACGCCGGAGAATCCCATCCGGCCCCGTGGCGAATCACGTGCTTCTTCGTCGACCGCGACCACCGGCGATCCGGAGTCGCGCGCGAAGCGCTCGACGGCGCGCTCGACCTGATCGCGCAGGCCGGCGGCGGCGAAGTGGTCTCGTTCCCCAACGAACTCGTCCCCGGAAAGAAGACGTCATCCTCCTTCCTTCACAACGGCACGAGGGCGATGTTCGAGAAGGCGGGCTTCACCTTCGAACGTCACATCGGCAAGAGCAAGACCGTGATGCGCATCACGGTCCCGTCCGCACGCCCCTAA
- a CDS encoding DUF1206 domain-containing protein, whose translation MTNAKSAARAVQDSTVFRTIARIGYVVLGIVHIVIGVLAISITSGGGQNADQGGAMEQIRQAPLGVLVLWVIALGLAALAVWQIAEAVVERDPDAKKKWGHRVKYLGTAVAYIAIAVTAVVYAMGGQSDSSSSSTSFSAQLMATPGGVALLVGVGLLVLAIGIAFIVRGFTRAFEKHLDLPAGAARQGIVAFGVVGYVAKGIAVAVTGVLFVVAALTHDAGTAGGLDAALHSLAALPFGPLILWVVGGGLIVYGVFCFARARYARM comes from the coding sequence ATGACCAATGCGAAATCCGCCGCACGCGCCGTGCAGGATTCCACCGTGTTCCGCACGATCGCCCGGATCGGCTACGTGGTCCTCGGCATCGTCCACATCGTCATCGGCGTGCTCGCCATCTCGATCACCAGCGGGGGCGGCCAGAACGCCGACCAGGGCGGTGCGATGGAGCAGATCCGCCAGGCGCCCCTCGGCGTCCTCGTGCTGTGGGTGATCGCCCTCGGGCTCGCCGCGCTCGCCGTCTGGCAGATCGCCGAAGCCGTCGTCGAACGGGACCCCGACGCCAAGAAGAAGTGGGGGCACCGCGTCAAGTACCTCGGCACTGCCGTCGCCTACATCGCGATCGCGGTCACCGCGGTCGTCTACGCGATGGGTGGCCAGTCCGACTCGTCGTCCTCGAGCACCTCGTTCAGTGCGCAGCTGATGGCGACGCCCGGGGGAGTGGCGCTCCTCGTGGGAGTCGGGCTCCTCGTGCTCGCCATCGGAATCGCCTTCATCGTGCGAGGCTTCACGCGCGCGTTCGAGAAGCACCTCGACCTGCCCGCGGGGGCGGCACGCCAGGGCATCGTCGCCTTCGGCGTCGTCGGGTACGTCGCAAAAGGCATCGCCGTGGCGGTCACCGGCGTGCTGTTCGTCGTCGCGGCGCTCACGCACGATGCCGGGACCGCCGGCGGACTCGACGCCGCGCTGCACTCGCTCGCCGCGCTCCCGTTCGGCCCGCTGATCCTCTGGGTCGTCGGCGGCGGGCTCATCGTCTACGGCGTGTTCTGCTTCGCTCGCGCGCGATACGCCCGCATGTGA
- a CDS encoding helix-turn-helix domain-containing protein, with product MATTDERKDLPLTRYAIERASQHDRQSYAVVLSELIARSDLQQKELAEAAGVTARTIRNIVQGKNIPQADKILALMRALGVDIDGGDDLDVRPYTKMLAPVIRRIDPDHRAAAVSDAIGILSDAAVAHPDRTRLAQVTDIARRDVGGPGEDLHTVQLDGAKLAASTDDSAVDPARGES from the coding sequence ATGGCAACCACTGACGAGCGGAAAGACCTGCCACTCACGCGGTACGCGATCGAGAGGGCCTCCCAGCACGATCGACAGTCGTACGCCGTCGTGCTCTCGGAGCTGATCGCCCGCAGCGACCTCCAGCAGAAGGAGCTCGCGGAGGCCGCGGGAGTCACCGCCCGCACCATCCGGAACATCGTCCAGGGCAAGAACATCCCTCAGGCCGACAAGATCCTCGCCCTCATGCGTGCGCTGGGGGTCGACATCGACGGCGGCGACGACCTCGACGTCCGGCCGTACACGAAGATGCTCGCGCCCGTGATCCGGCGCATCGATCCCGACCATCGGGCCGCCGCGGTCTCCGACGCGATCGGCATCCTGTCCGATGCCGCCGTCGCGCATCCCGACCGCACGCGCCTCGCGCAGGTCACCGATATCGCGCGTCGCGATGTCGGCGGTCCGGGTGAGGATCTCCACACCGTGCAGCTCGACGGTGCGAAGCTGGCGGCATCCACAGACGACAGCGCCGTGGATCCCGCCCGGGGCGAGAGCTAG
- a CDS encoding helix-turn-helix domain-containing protein, which yields MSEKSGTVLRALRERTGLTAREVARRARVSESYLSRVESGKANPSDAWLGFVASVLSDALIEQSTERTSAPKADDTP from the coding sequence ATGAGCGAGAAGTCGGGAACGGTCCTCCGGGCGCTGCGAGAGCGCACCGGGCTCACCGCGCGCGAAGTCGCCCGCAGGGCGCGCGTCTCCGAGTCCTACCTGTCCCGCGTCGAATCAGGCAAGGCGAATCCCAGCGATGCGTGGCTCGGATTCGTGGCATCGGTGCTCTCCGACGCGCTCATCGAGCAGTCGACCGAGCGGACATCCGCCCCGAAGGCCGACGACACCCCCTGA
- a CDS encoding NIPSNAP family protein, with protein MITVHLRYEIDPEKLDDFTEYGRAWIHLVNKLGGTHHGYFMPSEGDSDEAFALFTFPSLADYEVYRAASMTDPGCQEAFELARRTRCIRRYERRFLSPVFA; from the coding sequence ATGATCACCGTTCATCTTCGCTATGAGATCGATCCTGAGAAGCTCGACGACTTCACCGAGTACGGCCGTGCGTGGATCCATCTCGTCAACAAGCTCGGCGGAACCCACCACGGCTACTTCATGCCCAGCGAGGGCGACAGCGACGAGGCGTTCGCGCTGTTCACCTTTCCGTCGCTGGCCGACTATGAGGTCTACCGCGCCGCGTCGATGACGGACCCGGGGTGTCAGGAGGCATTCGAACTCGCGCGACGTACCCGGTGTATCCGCCGATACGAGCGTCGGTTCCTCTCGCCGGTGTTCGCCTAG
- a CDS encoding Type 1 glutamine amidotransferase-like domain-containing protein — MSVHLIGGGATTIADAALHAPFVAEAAARAGHAGRERPRIAVISLHPEAEEKAAALGELLAAAAGETAIEVHLTTGRPGQPIGLGAIADVDGIAVGGGVVEEVRAGLEPVFSELRRLVARGVPYLGISAGAMIAAEGSLGGGSRIGDVVVSPEDPGEGYELEVESGIGLVDVAIEVHVAQRGVLSRLVAAVESGLIAGALGIDERTALIVGDGGLRVEGEGSVWRVLPAEGGVLVSTIGK, encoded by the coding sequence GTGAGCGTGCACCTCATCGGCGGCGGTGCGACCACGATTGCGGATGCCGCGCTCCACGCGCCGTTCGTCGCTGAAGCGGCGGCGCGAGCAGGCCATGCCGGCCGCGAGCGGCCCCGCATCGCCGTGATCTCGCTCCACCCCGAAGCCGAGGAGAAGGCGGCGGCGCTCGGCGAGCTTCTGGCCGCGGCCGCAGGAGAGACCGCGATCGAGGTGCACCTGACCACGGGGCGGCCGGGCCAGCCGATCGGACTCGGCGCGATCGCCGACGTCGACGGGATCGCCGTGGGCGGCGGGGTCGTCGAGGAGGTGCGCGCCGGGCTCGAGCCGGTGTTCAGCGAGCTGCGTCGGCTGGTTGCTCGCGGTGTGCCCTACCTCGGTATCTCCGCCGGCGCGATGATCGCGGCGGAAGGCTCGCTCGGGGGCGGCTCGCGTATCGGCGATGTGGTGGTCTCACCCGAGGATCCCGGTGAGGGATACGAGCTGGAGGTCGAATCCGGCATCGGCCTGGTCGACGTGGCCATCGAGGTGCACGTGGCTCAGCGCGGCGTGCTGTCCCGACTCGTCGCCGCCGTCGAATCCGGGCTGATCGCGGGGGCGCTCGGCATCGACGAGCGCACGGCCCTCATCGTGGGCGACGGCGGGCTGCGGGTCGAGGGCGAAGGCAGCGTCTGGCGCGTGCTTCCCGCTGAGGGCGGCGTGCTGGTCTCCACGATCGGCAAGTAA